A region from the Triticum aestivum cultivar Chinese Spring chromosome 3D, IWGSC CS RefSeq v2.1, whole genome shotgun sequence genome encodes:
- the LOC123073562 gene encoding keratin-associated protein 5-8-like, producing the protein MAAGGASLLAAVVVFSMLITSSLGAPRPLCSECETQCPTSCQAEAETFCSGYCRRGGGLREGCRRSVFEDCTVKGTCCSSNGTCTCDCNTVAERSCISISDGTLQCEPCKRSISDQCGSTCRNDCNNNCKKKGCRHA; encoded by the coding sequence ATGGCTGCAGGTGGTGCTTCTCTTCTTGCTGCTGTCGTTGTTTTCTCCATGCTGATCACGTCTTCCCTGGGGGCCCCGAGGCCTTTATGCAGCGAGTGCGAGACACAATGCCCTACCAGCTGTCAGGCGGAGGCTGAAACCTTCTGCAGTGGCTACTGCCgccgcggcggaggccttcgggagGGCTGCCGGAGATCCGTCTTTGAGGACTGCACCGTAAAGGGTACCTGCTGCAGTAGCAACGGCACATGCACTTGCGACTGCAACACTGTGGCTGAAAGGAGTTGCATCAGCATCAGCGACGGCACCCTACAATGTGAACCTTGCAAGCGCAGCATATCCGACCAGTGCGGTTCCACCTGTAGGAATGACTGCAACAACAACTGCAAGAAGAAAGGGTGCCGCCATGCCTAG